From Psychroflexus torquis ATCC 700755, the proteins below share one genomic window:
- a CDS encoding dicarboxylate/amino acid:cation symporter yields the protein MKKLELHWQILIGMGLGIAFAYILSFFSWGSDFITDWIKPFGSMFINALKLIAVPLILASLIKGVSDLKDISSLSQMGLRTILTYLATTVIAVSIGLAIVNIFEPGKSIESETREELVQSYGGDAELTRQNAQKQKDSGPLQALEDLVPDNIFGAASSNSNMLQVIFFAIFFGIGMILIPEKKSRPIKEFFDSLNEVILKMIDLIMLAAPYGVFALLAALVVEAPSADLFIALAFYGLCVVCGLIIMIGVYALIVGIFTKKSPRFFLNGISPAQLLAFSTSSSAATLPVTMERVEEHLGVHPQVSSFVLPIGATINMDGTSLYQAVAAVFIAQAFGMELSFVAQLGIIATATLASIGSAAVPGAGMVMLVIVLGQAGIPEAGLALIFAVDRPLDMLRTSVNVTGDAAVAMLVAKSQNKLGDPKVKNWDDKYTKEIDLEK from the coding sequence ATGAAAAAATTAGAATTACACTGGCAAATCCTTATTGGTATGGGATTGGGAATTGCTTTCGCATACATTTTATCTTTTTTTAGCTGGGGAAGCGATTTTATCACCGATTGGATTAAGCCATTTGGTAGTATGTTCATCAATGCACTTAAACTTATTGCAGTTCCCTTGATTTTAGCGTCTCTTATCAAAGGAGTATCTGATTTAAAGGATATTTCAAGCCTTTCACAAATGGGCCTAAGAACTATTCTTACGTATTTAGCGACTACAGTTATTGCGGTTAGCATTGGTCTTGCTATCGTTAATATATTCGAGCCTGGTAAGAGCATAGAAAGTGAAACCCGAGAAGAACTCGTGCAGAGTTATGGGGGTGATGCAGAATTAACCAGACAAAATGCACAAAAGCAAAAGGATTCTGGACCTTTGCAAGCTTTAGAAGACTTGGTGCCAGATAATATATTTGGAGCAGCATCTAGCAATTCTAATATGCTACAAGTTATTTTCTTTGCTATCTTTTTTGGTATTGGCATGATTTTAATACCAGAAAAAAAATCTAGGCCCATCAAAGAATTTTTTGATTCCTTAAATGAGGTTATATTGAAAATGATAGATCTTATCATGTTAGCAGCACCTTACGGTGTTTTTGCATTATTAGCAGCGTTGGTCGTTGAAGCACCAAGCGCAGATCTCTTTATTGCTTTGGCATTCTACGGCTTGTGTGTCGTGTGTGGGCTAATTATTATGATTGGAGTTTATGCGTTAATTGTAGGCATCTTCACCAAAAAATCACCGCGTTTCTTTCTCAATGGTATCTCACCAGCTCAACTCTTGGCCTTTTCTACAAGTTCTAGTGCTGCAACTTTACCTGTAACAATGGAAAGAGTGGAGGAGCATCTCGGGGTACATCCTCAGGTTTCCAGTTTCGTATTACCCATAGGTGCAACTATTAACATGGATGGAACTAGTCTATATCAGGCAGTAGCAGCGGTATTTATCGCTCAAGCGTTTGGTATGGAACTGAGTTTTGTTGCTCAGCTTGGGATTATTGCTACTGCAACTTTAGCCTCAATAGGTTCTGCTGCAGTACCAGGAGCAGGAATGGTTATGCTTGTTATAGTTCTTGGTCAAGCGGGAATACCTGAAGCTGGTCTTGCTCTTATTTTTGCTGTAGACAGACCATTAGACATGTTAAGGACTTCTGTAAATGTAACCGGTGACGCTGCTGTAGCTATGTTAGTGGCAAAATCACAAAACAAATTAGGCGATCCAAAAGTGAAAAACTGGGATGATAAGTACACAAAAGAAATAGATTTAGAAAAATAG
- the aroC gene encoding chorismate synthase: MASNSFGNFLKLTTFGESHGVSIGGILDGVPPGIQLDLEKIQKDLDRRKPGQSAIVTQRKESDIVHFKSGIFEGLTTGLPIGFEIHNTDNKSKDYGHIKDVYRPNHSDYTYDQKYGQRDYRGGGRSSARETASWVVAGAIAKQILNDVHFTAYTHAVGDLELQSEDSVDFDVIEKNPVRCPNVMRAIEMEDYIKKIRKEGDTIGGIVKCVISNVPKNLGDPIFEKLHANLGKAMMTINAVKGFDYGSGFEGVSMKGSEHNDLFNVDGTTKTNHSGGIQGGISNGMNINFRVAFKPVATLMQKQKTINKNAQEVEMQGKGRHDPCVVPRAIPVVEAMSALVLADAFLQNKSLN; encoded by the coding sequence ATGGCATCAAATAGCTTCGGAAATTTTCTTAAACTTACAACCTTTGGTGAATCTCACGGAGTCTCCATTGGTGGAATTCTAGATGGAGTTCCTCCAGGGATCCAATTGGATTTAGAGAAAATTCAGAAAGATTTGGATAGAAGAAAACCTGGCCAATCTGCAATAGTCACTCAACGTAAAGAGTCTGATATCGTCCACTTTAAGTCAGGGATTTTTGAAGGGTTAACCACGGGATTACCAATTGGATTCGAAATTCATAATACAGATAACAAATCAAAAGATTACGGTCATATAAAAGATGTGTATAGACCAAATCACTCCGATTATACTTACGATCAAAAATACGGCCAAAGAGATTATAGAGGCGGAGGAAGATCTAGCGCGAGGGAAACTGCTTCTTGGGTTGTTGCTGGTGCTATAGCTAAACAAATTCTGAATGATGTCCATTTCACGGCTTATACTCACGCTGTAGGAGATTTAGAATTGCAGAGTGAAGATAGTGTTGACTTTGATGTTATCGAAAAGAATCCTGTTAGATGTCCTAATGTAATGAGGGCTATTGAAATGGAAGATTATATTAAAAAAATAAGAAAAGAGGGAGATACTATTGGCGGTATAGTGAAATGTGTCATCTCCAATGTTCCTAAAAACCTAGGCGACCCTATCTTTGAAAAACTTCACGCCAATTTAGGAAAAGCTATGATGACTATTAATGCTGTAAAAGGATTTGATTATGGTTCTGGTTTTGAAGGCGTTTCGATGAAAGGGAGTGAACATAATGATTTGTTCAATGTAGATGGAACAACGAAAACCAATCATAGTGGTGGCATACAGGGTGGTATTTCCAATGGGATGAATATCAATTTTAGAGTAGCTTTTAAACCTGTGGCTACCCTTATGCAAAAGCAAAAAACAATAAACAAAAACGCTCAAGAAGTAGAAATGCAAGGCAAAGGTCGTCATGATCCATGCGTAGTTCCTAGAGCTATTCCTGTTGTTGAGGCTATGTCGGCTTTAGTTTTGGCAGACGCCTTTTTACAAAATAAATCTCTTAATTAA
- a CDS encoding M42 family metallopeptidase: protein MNDNSLKFLEKYLNNAAPTGYESEGQKLWMDYLKPYVDEFITDTYGTAVGIINPDADFKVVIEGHADEISWYVNYITDEGLIYVIRNGGSDHQIATSKRVNIHTKKGIVKGVFGWPAIHTRDKSNEQSPKSDNICIDVGCDTKEEVEKLGVHVGCVITYPDEFFILNGDKFVCRGLDNRMGGFMIAEVARMLKENNVVLPFGLYITNSVQEEIGLRGAEMIAQTIKPNVAIVTDVCHDTTTPMIEKKKEGFTKIGAGPVISYAPAVQNKLRELLIDTAEKHNIPFQRLAASRMTGTDTDAFAYSNGGVASALISLPLRYMHTTVEMVHKSDVENVIKLIYNSLLEIKSGEDFSYFK, encoded by the coding sequence ATGAACGATAATTCACTAAAATTTTTAGAAAAGTATTTAAATAATGCCGCTCCAACTGGTTATGAATCGGAGGGTCAAAAGCTTTGGATGGACTATCTAAAACCTTACGTAGATGAATTCATTACAGATACCTACGGAACAGCCGTTGGTATTATAAATCCTGACGCTGATTTTAAGGTGGTTATAGAAGGTCATGCCGATGAAATATCCTGGTACGTCAATTATATCACTGATGAAGGTTTAATTTATGTGATCAGAAATGGAGGCAGCGATCATCAAATAGCAACTTCCAAGCGGGTAAACATCCATACCAAAAAAGGCATTGTAAAAGGGGTTTTTGGATGGCCAGCCATACACACCAGAGATAAATCGAACGAGCAATCCCCAAAATCTGATAACATTTGTATAGATGTTGGTTGTGATACTAAAGAAGAGGTTGAAAAGCTTGGAGTCCACGTTGGTTGTGTTATTACCTATCCAGACGAATTTTTCATTCTGAATGGAGATAAGTTTGTGTGTAGAGGTTTAGATAATAGAATGGGTGGTTTTATGATTGCTGAAGTAGCTAGAATGCTAAAGGAAAACAATGTAGTGCTACCATTTGGATTATATATTACTAACTCTGTTCAAGAAGAAATTGGCTTACGAGGAGCTGAAATGATAGCCCAAACTATAAAGCCTAATGTAGCTATCGTTACTGACGTTTGTCACGACACGACTACGCCAATGATAGAAAAGAAAAAAGAAGGTTTCACTAAGATTGGGGCAGGTCCTGTTATAAGTTATGCTCCTGCAGTACAAAACAAACTGAGAGAGCTTCTTATCGATACTGCAGAGAAACACAATATTCCCTTTCAACGTTTAGCTGCAAGCCGAATGACAGGTACAGATACTGATGCGTTTGCTTATAGCAATGGCGGTGTAGCTTCTGCGCTTATCTCTTTACCATTAAGATATATGCATACCACCGTAGAGATGGTACATAAATCTGACGTTGAGAATGTCATCAAATTAATTTATAACTCTTTACTTGAAATTAAAAGTGGGGAAGATTTCAGTTATTTCAAATAG